A window of Nicotiana sylvestris chromosome 8, ASM39365v2, whole genome shotgun sequence genomic DNA:
TGCATTTATTTCATTAAATACAAAGTAAAAGAGTTAGATACAGAACAATTATCTCAATATTCTCACACTTCTTTCTATAGAAATGAGTTTAATTTGAATATATACCTGAAAGTTTTGAACTTAACATCTTGTGCGTTTCGAAACTTGTTTAGACACCATTATTCCTTCCTCTGTAATGCCTTTGGCCTCGCTGCTTCTTTTGCCTTCTCGCAATGATTATGTATTCTATTTCTTCAATGATCCAAGAAAGCTAATTTGAATTTCGTGAAGAAAGCATGAAATATGCTAGGGAGAATCCAATAAATAGTCCACAACCATATCCCATAAGAACCACTTCCCAACTGAGCTTACTAAGAAATGTAGATTCACTTTCTTCGTTCAGCACAAACGTTGTGTTGCTTGTCTTTGGCATCCCGTTACTTCCACAACCTCTTGAAACTGGGAATCCACGTGATCAATCATTATCTTCATATGAATCGTTCTCTAATGTAGCAAATTGAGGTCCCCTAGGGATGCATCCTTCAAGATGATTGTGGGAGAGATTTAAAACTTCAAGCTAATTAAGTGAAGCAAGTTTTCTTGGTATCTCCCCTGAAAGCTGGTTAGATGAAAGGTCTAACGATTCAACTAGAGATAAAATTTCCAAGTGATGGTAGAATATGACACTGTAATccattatgagacaaattcaacaCCCGAAGCAAAATGTTATCTCCCAGAACACTAGGAATATGTCCttcaaatttgttgtttgaaAGATCTACCGTGGTGTACAATGACATGCTCCAGTCCCTTTGTTACAACAGTTACTGAGTTTGTGTAATATAAATCCCCTTCATCACTAATTGGTGGCTTTATTGTTTGATCAATTCTCCACAttgcttttaattgttgaaaaagactTGTTGGTAACTCTACTGTAAACGCATTGCCAGAGAGATCTGGTATCCGAAGATGAGGAAACAAGTTTTCAATGCTTGAAGTTCTAATGGGTCCATGCAATTTATGGATCTCAAGCTTAAAACTTGTAGTCCCCAACCACATAGGAAATGTGTCATTGAGATGATTGTTTCCTAGTCAAGAACTTCCAATTGTTTGCAATTGGCCAAGGATCCTGGGATTTTTCCCTCTAGTTTATTGCCATGCAAATTGAAGCTTTTAAGTGAACTCCCAGATGTATAAGTTATTTGGAGATTTCCAGAAAGACTAATGTGTTGCATATCGAAAACCATGAGTAGTTCACTCATGTTACCCAAACATTGTGGAATTGCTCCCTTCAACTAGTTTCTTGACAAATCTAGAATTATTAATGATGTCAAATTGCAAAAGAGGAAGGGATCTCCCTAGTGAGATTATTATTTGACATGAAGAAAAATTGTACAGAGGGCTGTGGAATAGGCAGCGATCCTTGAAGAAAATTTGACCGTAAATCAATAGCatatagatgaagaagatgaatgtGGTAAAAACTTGTCAACATGTTGTGGGATAGATCAAGAACTGACATGGAATGCATCCAATTAGACCATCCCAATCAGGGATTCTTCCTTGAATCTTGTTATATGCAAGATCCAACTGCTCAAGATTCTTTGCTGATCTCAAAAAATCCAATTCATTTACTTCACAAGCAGATAACAATAAGCTTGTCAAAGATTCATGCAAGGTAGACTTAACTTTGTTCTCATTGGTCAGCGAAATACTATTATATGAAAGATCTAGATCGGTAAGTTGTTTGAGGTTTGAAAAGATGTTGACGTCTACATTTCCACTAAAATTATTAAATGAAAGATAGAGTAATGTTAGATTCACGAGGTTCTGAAGTGACTTGGGAAGAGGACCTTGCAACTAGTTGTGTTCTAAATTAATCTCGACTAATATATTGTAATTGAAATCCTCAAGCTGAGCGGAAAAGTGGTTAAAACTCAAGTCTAGTGCACTTAGTGATGGAAGTGAGGATATCCATGATGGTAACGCTCCATTCAGGGAGTTATTTGATAGTAGAAGTGTGTTTAGATTCTGCTGTCCACTAGTAAAAGGAGGAATTGGTCCTTCAAGATGGTTATTTCGAAGATCCATAGACTCTATACGGGTGAGATTCCAAAGAGATTTTGCAATAGGTCCCGTGAGATTACAAGAATTAAGTTGCAAGGACTGCAAGGATGTTAGATAGCCAAGAGATAGAGGAACTGGTCCTTCAAGATAGTTATTTGAAAGGTGCAACAACTCTAGACGAGTGAGATTCCAAAGAGATTTTGGAATTGGCCCCGAAAGATTGCATGAATTAAGTTCCAAGGACTGCAATGAAGTTAGATAACCAAGAGATTCAAGCAAATCACCATAAAACTTAACTGGAGAAAGATCTAACTCCCCGAGAGATGCACTGCTGTTCCATTTTGGTCTTTGGAAAATAACCATCGAGCTGATTATTGTCTGACAAGTTAAGAACTTGCAAGTCTGGCAAGTGAAAAATAGTTTCAGGAATTATCCCATACAATCCTGTGGATCCCAACCTCAGAGTTGTTATATAAGAAGATAAATTTTGAGATATGGCTGAAGAGATGTATACTTTAGTAAGACGAGTCGGcatttgaagtttatgggttccaAAATTATTACGGAATCCATAGCTCGTCTTACTTACTGGTTtcacaattaaatatttatacatatttaattaatttttcaataCAACAGTGAAAATGATTGGGTTAGGCCGAACCCGCACCTAATGGGCTAGCTCCGCCTCTGCCAATACACAAGGACACTTCAACTTGTGCCGGGGTGGAGGCAGATATAGCTAAGTGGACTAAAGACATATTTGTCGCTCGCCCATCAGTACATGGACTGTTTGTTTTGAAGACACAAGACAAACCTAGAAAATCTAGTGATGCTACAATATGTTATGGCCCCCTTTAGTATGTGCAGTAAATATTATCTTTGCAACCAAAAAGCtgggtaaaaaataaaaagttaaaacACTAGTGTGCGCCACAGCTGAACTTTCTATGTGATAATTGCCCTACAGTCTAAAGAGAAAGTTAATAGCGATGGTTGATAACATAATTGTGCTCATGGATGAGTGATACTATAACATGCAAACTTTCTAGATTACTAATTAGTAGCCTACAGTTCTCAAATAAATACTCAAAGATTACTAATAAAGTTACAGTGATGTGTTGCTAACATAATTGCCTTTATGCATGTATGACATTGCATACAAACTTATTAGACTATTTAATAGTCTACAGGTCTGAAAATGTTAGCCGTAGACTTGTGCTAGCCACTGTTACTTACAACAAATGGGCTTCGGACTTTGTACTTACCATTTGTCCAAGTAATTGAGCCAAACATGTCTTCCTTTGTAGTAGATGAAGCTCTAAAAGACACTTCATAGCTTAAtttcttgtttttatttgtaaATTCCAGTTTACTTGGAATCACTTGGACTCGCAATCCAGTTGGTGCCTCAACAATCGCAATATATACCGATGCTTCTTCTCCAACATTAGTAACAGTTCTAGTAACTTTCTTGGTTTTATACTTTTTGAGACCAGAAATAGCAATTGATGGGTAATTCATATTAGAAACCAATTCAGAGCTTGAATGTTTTGGGCATGAAAAGTCTTTAGGAACTGTACTTGAGATCAGCTTTATCTTTGATATGTCATAGCCAACAGAACAGAGGAAATGCAAGTAGTCGGCGACATCTGTCGCGTAGACTAGACCTGGTTTTAATGGACCTGAAGTGCTTGCTTCTCCTGCACCTATGTCATATGGTGTTGCCTTGGATCCAAAGTTTGTAGTGATTGGAGCCTTCAAATTGTTTGTCTGAATAGCTGTTGAAACAAAGTTCGAAATGAGCAAGGATATCACATAAAGAATGTTAACTAGTTTACTACTCCTTCCATTTTATTCTATGCGTCTTAGTTTGATTGTGCATGGAGTTTAAAAAATGTAGGAAGAATCTTTAATCTTGTGGTTTTAAACTAAAGGAGTGTAATACACCAAAATTCCCTTGAATCTTGTGGTCTCAAATATGCCATGTGGAATATTGAAGTTAAAGAGTTACTATATATAGAAAGAGACATTCTTTTTGAAACAGACTAAAACAGAAAGAAacacacataaattgaaacaaagGGAGTATTATTAAGTTCCTTACCAGTGGTCATAATAGCTGATTTGATAGTGGAGGGACCCCAGGTGGGATTTTGCGCCTTGACAGTTGCAGCAATGCCGGAAACGTGAGGGCAGGACATGGAAGTACCTGAGAGTATGTTGAACATTGGTTGTTTATTTCCAGGCCAAGCAGCAAGAATTGTTACCCCTGGTGCTGTAATATCTGGCTGCAAGGACAAATTAAAATCCATTTAGCATGTGGTTTGTTGTTTCTATCTACAGAAAACTTATGTTTAGAACACCAATCAAAGATATCAAATATGTTTGGCCTTACTTTGAGGAGGTTAGGGGTGTTTCCTGCAGGGCCCCTTGATGAGAAGTAAGGCACAACAGGAGCTGGTTTATACTTAGTTGTGGAAACAGTTGGTAGAATTGATGCAACTGGATTCCTTCAAGATGTTGAAGAATCGTTAACTGTTTGCTCACTTGGCAACAATATCATATCAATGATACAGTCAAACATCTCTATAGCAGCATCGTTTCTTCTAAAAAAAATTGGTTGtcatagagaacatatattataacatagcaTGAAAATTGGTTCCAAACGAAACTTGACTTTTCTAGTGAAAAGTTGTTATATAACAATAATATTATAGAGAGGTCTGATTCTGATAAATTCTTTTTACACATTACAAAAAAAAAGGCAATGGGTAAAATATTGTCGTACTTTAAATATCTATTTTTCTTCGTCATATGATGCAATGTTTCTCATATCATCATGTAAGAAACATCATTATAATGTGAATTTTTACCCAATGCTACCATTTATCTGGAGATCTAGCCGATAAAATATGACTCCATTTTTACCGGTATGAGGGGAGATGAGTAACTTCTATCTGGTGAAAGAATTATAGATCGAGGTTTATGACATCACTACAACAAATCATAAGTTCAGTGATCATAAATAACATTTTTAGGATTGATTCACCTTGGCCTTTTTGTTGGATTTGCATGCCTATTTGGTTTTCCATTGTCAAGTGTTGGGCTTTTCAGGAATTTTGATTTTCTGATGAACATAAAAGAAGTCTTTAAGTGACAAAAACTAGTTTATTGAGTCTAGTGCAAAAATCTTTAAGTTGGATTTCCACAAATCGAATATAGACAGATATTACCTTGTGGATTTGATGTAGGAGATGATTTCAGTACCATCTTTTCTAGAGACTGCAGCTGCTGGGAACGATTCGAATTTGGGTGCCACTGTTCTTAGATCATCATCTATTAGTATAAATCCAACTCCACCTCGGCTCTTCACTTCGAGTAGTCTGTCACTGGGTGAAAATCCATCGTTTTGAAGGTTTTCACATACAACAATTTTCCCCTTGACTTTGTTTTTGTCTAATGAATCAGGAACGCAACCCCTGAAAACACCGCCATTTTTAGTTACAGGTACATATTAGCATTTCATATCTTTGGGAAGCACTGGAAAATGTGACGTGACATTCTTGACGCATATATATACCTTGCCTCTTCCTCAGTAATACGCTTGTTTAGTTTAGCTGAATAGCCTTGAATCAATGGGTAGACCGCAGATTTTGTCATATTTCCAAAGTTTATACCTCCACCCTGAAATTCAACGAGGATATGTCCAAGTATTTTTATAAATAGCTTTGAACTAAAAGAAAGCAGATGATTGATGATTAGTATTGTAGTCACAAATGTTTGGTGTAGAGATGGATCAAGCATATAAGCAGTAGTTGTTAGGATCGAAAACGACCCAAAGATGCTTTTACCCTGGTGTGATATTGTCCGTTTTATATGCACACCTCCAAACCGAGTCTCATATCATCACTCTGTCATCTCCATATTCGCCCAGCGCTGAACCTGGGTTCTGATACCAGTTATTGGGCCAAAATAACCCAAAAATACTCTTAACATGGTGTGATATTTAGGCTTCACACCAATAAGAGATCCttaccaatgtgggactttgttcACACACCCAACAGTAGTGCACGTGCATCCACTGTCTTGTACTTGAACACTATATTTATGCTCTCTCTATGTGTgtattttctatatatatatacacacaagaTTTTAAATCTTGAATCTGCCTCGGTGCCTGGCTACGGTAAGATAAGGAGCTGTGTTTCATCTGTCACTTCTGAAATTAAGTTATGGAGAAGGAAGTTTGTTATTACAGTAGTATTTACCTTAACCAGCTTGTTTCCACCTAAGATAATATCTGTCTCGAAGTCACGGTCAATGGTGGTAGCTGCAACAGTGAGAATCCAAGGAGCTGTATTGACAACAGTTTTGGGATCAGGGCCACTATTTCCAGCAGAACAGACAACAACAATGCCCTTTTCCACGGCATGAAATGCTCCTATGGCAATAGGATTTTTTGATAACTCTTCGAACCCAGGTGATGAACCAAGTGATAGAGATAAAACATCAACCCCATCTGCAATTgcatcatcaaatgctttcatgaTAGCTGATCCACGGCATCCATTAGACGTGCAGACACGATACACAGCGATTCTTGAACCTGGAGATCCTCCCTTGGCAGTTCCTGCAGCTAGACCATAGTAGGATGCACCTGCAACAGGGCTCCCAGCTGCTGTGGATGCAACGTGAGTACCATGTCCATTCTCGTCCCTGGCTGATCCAGCCATTTTCGTTCCTCTGCCATCAAACTCCTCGTAAAATCTTGCACCAACTATCTTCCTACAGAAAATTTCAACCATCACAAAAAATGAACAACTACTTATTTAACTTTGTTATATGAATCCATGAGGAAGAGAAGTCGACTAAGTAACAAGGAGCTGacataagagaaaaagaaaagtgaAACCATATAACGGAGTTGGAAAAGAATTACATAATCAAAACAAGGTAGGTCTCAGTTACAAGTTTCATCTATATAAAAAGCAATATAGCTGAAAAAGTAAGTGTAAATATGAGGAGGAGAAAGTTACTTGTTGCATTTGGAAGCGCCAAAATCATGACCATCCATGCAAGTTCCTTTCCACCGGGCTGGAATTGGACCCATACCCTTGTCATTGAAACTCTTTGATTCTGGCCATATTCCTGAATATGATTTCAGTGATTTTACATAAAACTATTTCAAAGAAAATGCAGTAAGCTTGCACTATAATATTGTGATATCAgtataaaatttcaaaatgccCTACCTGTATCCAAGATTCCTATTATGGTGTCAGCTCCATTTGGTGATGAATCAGAACCAGAGCTTGGACTTGAATTGGTTTCGTCAACGGTTTGATACTTCAAGAAATCCCATGAACGTGTAGTGTGGAGTTGCAGCACTGGATCAGGGAAAACAGAGACAACACCAGGTCTTTGAGCGATAGATTGGGCTTCAGCTTCTGATAAACGTGCCGCAAATCCTGAGAAACCATTCTTGTAGCTGTGTACCACTGTATTCTTGTTTctaaaacaaagcaaaaatttaTGTTTGTTTATTTCCGGAAACAATAGTTAGTCTAGCACAACTTAAGTTTATAACCTGGTGACAAATTCACCTAAATGACTTGCATAGGAAACAAAGGTATCCAGGATTTTAATATCATGGGTGCACTATTATCTTTAAGATAGATGTTTGGTTTCATTATATAAAATTTTATAACGGCGGCAAATTGACGAGCAAACTATATTAATACTATATtcgcaaaaaatataattcactTTACAATTGTCCTCAACGAGCTTTTATTGAAAACAATCAATAATAACATCATTACTTACAGTTTTAAATATTTCACGCTCTATATAGCAAATTAA
This region includes:
- the LOC104220121 gene encoding CO(2)-response secreted protease-like isoform X1, producing MKGISLFFSFSLFVIVSCIREEAESASQAKNDDIYIVYMGAAASSNGGTRNDQMQLVSSLIKRNKNTVVHSYKNGFSGFAARLSEAEAQSIAQRPGVVSVFPDPVLQLHTTRSWDFLKYQTVDETNSSPSSGSDSSPNGADTIIGILDTGIWPESKSFNDKGMGPIPARWKGTCMDGHDFGASKCNKKIVGARFYEEFDGRGTKMAGSARDENGHGTHVASTAAGSPVAGASYYGLAAGTAKGGSPGSRIAVYRVCTSNGCRGSAIMKAFDDAIADGVDVLSLSLGSSPGFEELSKNPIAIGAFHAVEKGIVVVCSAGNSGPDPKTVVNTAPWILTVAATTIDRDFETDIILGGNKLVKGGGINFGNMTKSAVYPLIQGYSAKLNKRITEEEARGCVPDSLDKNKVKGKIVVCENLQNDGFSPSDRLLEVKSRGGVGFILIDDDLRTVAPKFESFPAAAVSRKDGTEIISYIKSTRKSKFLKSPTLDNGKPNRHANPTKRPRNPVASILPTVSTTKYKPAPVVPYFSSRGPAGNTPNLLKPDITAPGVTILAAWPGNKQPMFNILSGTSMSCPHVSGIAATVKAQNPTWGPSTIKSAIMTTAIQTNNLKAPITTNFGSKATPYDIGAGEASTSGPLKPGLVYATDVADYLHFLCSVGYDISKIKLISSTVPKDFSCPKHSSSELVSNMNYPSIAISGLKKYKTKKVTRTVTNVGEEASVYIAIVEAPTGLRVQVIPSKLEFTNKNKKLSYEVSFRASSTTKEDMFGSITWTNGKYKVRSPFVVSNSG
- the LOC104220121 gene encoding CO(2)-response secreted protease-like isoform X2 translates to MKGISLFFSFSLFVIVSCIREEAESASQAKNDDIYIVYMGAAASSNGGTRNDQMQLVSSLIKRNKNTVVHSYKNGFSGFAARLSEAEAQSIAQRPGVVSVFPDPVLQLHTTRSWDFLKYQTVDETNSSPSSGSDSSPNGADTIIGILDTGIWPESKSFNDKGMGPIPARWKGTCMDGHDFGASKCNKKIVGARFYEEFDGRGTKMAGSARDENGHGTHVASTAAGSPVAGASYYGLAAGTAKGGSPGSRIAVYRVCTSNGCRGSAIMKAFDDAIADGVDVLSLSLGSSPGFEELSKNPIAIGAFHAVEKGIVVVCSAGNSGPDPKTVVNTAPWILTVAATTIDRDFETDIILGGNKLVKGGGINFGNMTKSAVYPLIQGYSAKLNKRITEEEARGCVPDSLDKNKVKGKIVVCENLQNDGFSPSDRLLEVKSRGGVGFILIDDDLRTVAPKFESFPAAAVSRKDGTEIISYIKSTRNPVASILPTVSTTKYKPAPVVPYFSSRGPAGNTPNLLKPDITAPGVTILAAWPGNKQPMFNILSGTSMSCPHVSGIAATVKAQNPTWGPSTIKSAIMTTAIQTNNLKAPITTNFGSKATPYDIGAGEASTSGPLKPGLVYATDVADYLHFLCSVGYDISKIKLISSTVPKDFSCPKHSSSELVSNMNYPSIAISGLKKYKTKKVTRTVTNVGEEASVYIAIVEAPTGLRVQVIPSKLEFTNKNKKLSYEVSFRASSTTKEDMFGSITWTNGKYKVRSPFVVSNSG